Proteins encoded in a region of the Fusarium falciforme chromosome 6, complete sequence genome:
- a CDS encoding MFS domain-containing protein, with amino-acid sequence MSAKHNNAGQVAAASEVRRLLEEDKTPWYKKPNLFKLYLMLVPAALGVEMTTGYDGSVLNALQAVDLWNKHYGNPTGATLGVISASLAIGTAAGVPIMPYLNDHFGRKFCVILGSIIVAIGVVLQTCAHNVGMLIASRIVMGLGSPVSLAGAAQLVVELAYPKERSTIVGFFQGTWFAGAILAAGVTLGTYDWTNNWSWRLPTLFQILPSLLTIIFIWFIPESPRWLVAHDRHEEALQILVKYHAEGDETSAFVAAEFYQIRETLRKEKEAAKQPWKELLTGKANRHRVFVAVCVGFFTQWSGNGLISYYLAKILALVGITSRRTQNQINLGLSCWNLVTAVCSSIAASYLLRRRQLMAGYISMTILFACYTAGSAVYAEDNENKAAAKAVIVLIFLYSAGYNLMQPFQYLYIGEIFPFIQRSKGIAVMQMSTRIASAFNLLVNPIGMADLAWKFFLVYCVWLVIETVVVYLFFPETQGPTLEEMALVLEGDNAAVEVVNSKAARLEEKEQA; translated from the exons ATGTCTGCTAAGCACAACAACGCAGGCCAAGTCGCCGCTGCCTCCGAGGTCCGCCGTCTCCTCGAAGAGGACAAAACACCATGGTACAAGAAGCCCAACCTCTTCAAGCTCTATCTGATGCTCGTTCCCGCTGCCCTCGGCGTCGAAATGACTACTGGGTACGATGGAAGCGTCCTCAACGCACTCCAAGCTGTCGATTTGTGGAACAAGCATTATGGAAATCCTACCGGTGCGACTCTCGGCGTCATCTCTGCTTCCCTGGCGATCGGGACAGCGGCCGGTGTTCCCATTATGCCGTACCTCAATGATCACTTTGGACGCAAGTTTTGCGTCATTTTGGGCTCTATAATAGTGGCTATCGGTGTGGTGCTTCAAACTTGTGCTCACAACG TCGGAATGCTCATCGCCTCACGTATCGTCATGGGTCTAGGCTCTCCAGTTTCTCTCGCCGGTGCTGCCCAACTTGTTGTTGAGCTCGCTTACCCCAAGGAACGATCCACTATTGTCGGCTTCTTCCAAGGGACTTGGTTTGCTGGAGCCATCCTCGCTGCGGGTGTCACTCTTGGAACGTATGACTGGACCAACAACTGGAGCTGGCGTCTTCCAACCCTCTTCCAAATTCTTCCTTCTTTGCttaccatcatcttcatctg GTTCATCCCCGAGTCTCCTCGCTGGCTCGTAGCTCACGATCGTCATGAGGAGGCACTTCAGATCTTGGTCAAGTACCACGCCGAGGGCGACGAGACTTCCGCCTTTGTAGCCGCCGAGTTCTATCAGATCCGAGAGACGCTCCGCAAAGAAAAGGAAGCAGCAAAACAACCCTGGAAGGAGCTTCTTACTGGCAAAGCGAACCGTCATCGAGTTTTTGTCGCCGTCTGCGTCGGTTTCTTCACCCAGTGGAGTGGCAATGGTCTCATCAGCTACTACCTGGCCAAGATCCTCGCGCTGGTTGGCATCACCTCCCGAAGGACGCAGAATCAAATCAACCTCGGTCTAAGTTGCTGGAATCTTGTAACCGCGGTCTGTTCCAGTATAGCTGCCAGCTACCTGCTGCGCCGCAGACAGCTCATGGCGGGATACATTAGCATGACTATCTTATTTGCCTGCTACACTGCCGGATCAGCCGTCTACGCCGAAGACAACGAGAACAAGGCAGCCGCCAAAGCCGTCATTGTGTTGATCTTCCTGTACAGCGCCGGCTACAATCTTATGCAGCCCTTCCAGTATCTCTACATCGGCGAGATCTTTCCCTTCATCCAGCGATCCAAGGGCATTGCCGTCATGCAAATGTCGACGCGTATTGCCTCCGCATTTAACCTATTGGTGAACCCGATTGGAATGGCGGATCTAGCATGGAAGTTCTTTCTCGTATACTGCGTCTGGCTGGTGATTGAGACTGTGGTGGTttacctcttcttccccgagACTCAGGGACCTACGTTGGAGGAGATGGCATTGGTCCTCGAGGGAGACAACGCTGCCGTCGAGGTTGTCAACTCCAAGGCTGCCAGGCTCGAAGAGAAGGAACAGGCTTGA